The region GCCGTGGAGTTCGCCCGCGCTGGTCGCGCAGGCCCTCGTGCTCTTCTTGCTGGCGCTGCGGCTGCCCACACGGGTGGCCATCGGCGCGCTGTCCGTGACCGCCCTGCTGACGTACGTCATGCAGGGCCTGGTCGGCGGACAGCGGTACCACTCGACGGGGTTCCTGGCGGTCGTCGTCTTCGCCGCGGCGGTCCTCCTCGGCATCGCCCTGCGCGGCCGCCGCGAAGCCCGCACCCAGCTCGTCGAACAGGCCTCGCAGACCGAGGAGGAGCGCGCCCGCCGCACCCTCCTCGAGGAGCGCAGCCGGATCGCGCGCGAGCTGCACGACGTGGTCGCCCACCACATGTCGGTGATCTCCATCCAGGCCCAGGTCGCCCCGCACCTGGTCGAGAACCCCTCCGACGAACTGAAGGAGAACCTCGAGGGCATCCGGCAGAACGCCCTGGAGGCGCTCACCGAGCTGCGCCGCGTCCTCGGCGTGCTGCGCTCCGAGAACCCCGAGGACCCGTACGGCCTCGGTGCCGGCACCGGTGCGGCCCCCAACTCCCCGCAGCCCACGCTCGACCGCCTCGACGCCCTCGTCGAGAACACCCGCGCCGCCGGTCTCCAGGTCACCACGGAGATCACCGGCGAGCAGCTCCCACTGCCGCCCGGCGTGGAGCTGTCGGCGTACCGGATCATCCAGGAGGCGCTGAGCAACGCCCTGCGGCACGCGCCCGGTTCGGCGGTCCGCGTCGAGTTGTGGCACTTCCCGCGCGGGCTTCAGGTGCGGGTGATCAACTCCAGGCCCGAGCGTCCCGCCCCGGCCTCCCCGGGCGCGGGGCACGGGCTGCTCGGCATGCGGGAGCGCGCCGCGATGCTGGGCGGCACCCTCGTGACCTCCGAGACCGCGCACGGCGGTTTCGTGGTGGCGGCCTTCCTGCCCCGCGACGGCGCGATCACAGGCGACGCCCTTTCCACCGACCTTTCCGCTTCCCCTTTCACCGACGTCGATCGTTCAGGCCGCACAGGAGACGAGAGCCGATGACGAGCAGCACCATCCGCGTACTGATCGCCGATGACCAGCAGATGGTCCGCCAGGGTTTCACCGTGCTGCTCAACACCCAGCCCGACATCGAGGTGGTCGGCCAGGCGGTCGACGGCCTGGACGCGATCGCCAAGGTCGCCGAACTCGCCCCGGACGTCGTGCTGATGGACATCCGCATGCCCGAGCTGGGCGGCATCGACGCGACCAGACGCATCACCGGCGAGACCCCGCACATCAAGGTGCTGGTGCTCACGACCTTCGACCTCGACGAGTACGTGTACGAGGCGCTGCGGGCCGGCGCCTCCGGGTTCCTGCTCAAGGACGCGTCCGCCGACCAGCTGGCCGAGGCGGTACGGGTGGTGGCGGCGGGCGACGCGCTGCTCGCCCCCGGGATCACCCGCCGTCTCATCGCCGAGTTCTCCCGCCTGGACTCCACACCCCGCGCCCCGCTCAAGCAGCGCGTGGGCGAGCTGACCGAGCGGGAGACGGAGGTGCTGGCCCTCATCGCGCAGGGCCTGTCGAACGCGGAGATCGCCGAGCGCCTGGTCGTCGCCGAGCAGACCGTGAAGACCCATGTGGGCCGCATCCTGGTGAAGCTGGGCCTGCGCGACCGCACCCAGGCCGCGGTCTTCGCCTACGAGTCGGGCCTCGTGCGCCCGTCCGGCTACTGAGCCCGCGGACTTCCGCGCCCACCCCATCCCCCGGGTGTCCCCTCCCGGATCCCTCCCGGATCCCTCCTGGGGGACATCCTGGGGATACCCGTAGTACCTGAGACGGATCCCGCAGGACCCTTCTCACTGGTGACGACCGCGACCCGGCAGGCGGCCTACCGTTTTGAACGTGACCGAGACGACCCAGACGCAGATGAAGCCGCCGGGCGGGGCCAAGCCCCGCAGCCCGGAGTTCCGGCTGGCCGCGGACGCCCTGCGCGGGCTGCGGCAGGACCTGTTCCACGACGCCTTCGCCTACCGCCCCCTGCCGCGGATGCGGGTGGACGGTCCGCTCGCCCGACGCCTCCCCGAGCGCGTCAGGGAGTACGCGGCCTGGACTCCGCACGCCGTGATCACGGCGTGCGGGCTGCTCGCGATGTCCGTCGCGAGCACCGCGAACCAAGGCGGCCCCGGCATCGAGAGTCTGGTGCCCAGCCTCCTCGCGCTGCTCCCGGTCCTGCTGACGCTCGTCCGGCCGGTCGGAGCTTTCTGGTTCTCCATGGCGGCGACACCGTTCGCGGCCGCGTTCAGCGGCGCCTGGGGCGAATGGCCCTGGTCGGAGGGCGCCTTCATCACCCACCTGGTGGTGCTGACGGTCGTGGCGCTGCGGACGCGGCCGCGCACCGCCGCCTGGATGTGGGTGCTGACCGCGTGGTACGGATTCATGTCCGAGTCCCTCTTCGGCGCCGGGCACATGGGGGGCAACGCGGCTCCGCTGCTGTTCCTCTCCGCTCTCGCCCTCCTGGTCGTCACCGTCCTGCACGTACGCCGCGCGGCCGAGCAGGAGGTGACCGCCCACCAGTCGGAGACGGCGCAGGAGCGCTCCA is a window of Streptomyces sp. NBC_00271 DNA encoding:
- a CDS encoding response regulator, coding for MTSSTIRVLIADDQQMVRQGFTVLLNTQPDIEVVGQAVDGLDAIAKVAELAPDVVLMDIRMPELGGIDATRRITGETPHIKVLVLTTFDLDEYVYEALRAGASGFLLKDASADQLAEAVRVVAAGDALLAPGITRRLIAEFSRLDSTPRAPLKQRVGELTERETEVLALIAQGLSNAEIAERLVVAEQTVKTHVGRILVKLGLRDRTQAAVFAYESGLVRPSGY
- a CDS encoding sensor histidine kinase is translated as MTSAEPRPPDSEPIRALLREVLTSLASPSAAPLPPLSRPRLLRRLPHVVLCLIALGLALAGVAEWNDTYRPGFPLGEVTGPAQGVAIALALRRPVPAWWLSLGASLLAAAGARSHMRAGIPAPGLDWPWSSPALVAQALVLFLLALRLPTRVAIGALSVTALLTYVMQGLVGGQRYHSTGFLAVVVFAAAVLLGIALRGRREARTQLVEQASQTEEERARRTLLEERSRIARELHDVVAHHMSVISIQAQVAPHLVENPSDELKENLEGIRQNALEALTELRRVLGVLRSENPEDPYGLGAGTGAAPNSPQPTLDRLDALVENTRAAGLQVTTEITGEQLPLPPGVELSAYRIIQEALSNALRHAPGSAVRVELWHFPRGLQVRVINSRPERPAPASPGAGHGLLGMRERAAMLGGTLVTSETAHGGFVVAAFLPRDGAITGDALSTDLSASPFTDVDRSGRTGDESR
- a CDS encoding sensor histidine kinase, giving the protein MTETTQTQMKPPGGAKPRSPEFRLAADALRGLRQDLFHDAFAYRPLPRMRVDGPLARRLPERVREYAAWTPHAVITACGLLAMSVASTANQGGPGIESLVPSLLALLPVLLTLVRPVGAFWFSMAATPFAAAFSGAWGEWPWSEGAFITHLVVLTVVALRTRPRTAAWMWVLTAWYGFMSESLFGAGHMGGNAAPLLFLSALALLVVTVLHVRRAAEQEVTAHQSETAQERSKRTLLEERTTIARELHDVVAHHMSVVAIQAEAAPYRVENPPPELEQAFVTIRENAVAALTELRRVLGVVRAADYEAPDAPQPTLADLGALLANVREAGLSVEKTVTGAVRELPQGVELSAYRIVQEALSNTLRHAPGATARVEIGYVLGGLGLRIVNGPAQTTTLVKSTHGAGHGITGMRERVTMLDGEMTTGETDDGGYEVTVFLPVPLRAAEESG